A single region of the Streptomyces sp. NBC_00425 genome encodes:
- a CDS encoding CGNR zinc finger domain-containing protein: MALGTVTDFHELRFDAGRCCLDLLATSHPQEHLDGVAPLCAWIRGCGLVPPGTPLTHADPSWPPAFRELRRNVGQLVHGWLAHTSAAPHDLALARVNDAARIAPPVPRAVRGEDGALVRELERPPGCAALLAAVALDAVELLTDPVARGGLRQCAGDNCPIVYVDTSRGRRRRWCSSEVCGNRERVARHRRRAALARA; this comes from the coding sequence ATGGCACTGGGGACGGTCACGGACTTCCACGAGCTGCGGTTCGACGCCGGGCGGTGTTGTCTCGACCTGCTGGCGACCAGTCACCCCCAGGAACATCTCGACGGCGTCGCGCCGTTGTGCGCGTGGATCCGCGGCTGCGGACTCGTCCCGCCGGGCACCCCGCTGACCCACGCCGACCCCTCGTGGCCGCCCGCCTTCCGGGAACTGCGGCGCAATGTAGGACAGTTGGTGCACGGGTGGCTCGCCCACACCTCCGCCGCCCCCCACGATCTCGCGCTGGCCCGGGTCAACGACGCCGCCCGGATCGCGCCGCCCGTCCCTCGCGCGGTGCGCGGCGAGGACGGCGCGCTGGTGCGCGAGTTGGAACGGCCGCCGGGCTGCGCCGCGCTGCTCGCCGCGGTCGCCCTGGACGCGGTGGAACTGCTCACCGATCCGGTCGCCCGGGGCGGGCTGCGGCAGTGCGCGGGGGACAACTGCCCGATCGTGTACGTCGACACCTCCCGGGGCCGGCGCCGGCGCTGGTGTTCCAGCGAGGTCTGCGGAAACCGGGAACGGGTCGCGCGGCACCGCCGACGCGCCGCGCTCGCGCGCGCCTGA